From one Eulemur rufifrons isolate Redbay chromosome 23, OSU_ERuf_1, whole genome shotgun sequence genomic stretch:
- the PSKH1 gene encoding serine/threonine-protein kinase H1, whose product MGCGTSKVLPEPPKDVQLDLVKKVEPFSGAKSDVYKHFITEVDSVGPLKAGFPAASQYAHPCPSAPTTGHTEPPSEPPRRARVAKYRAKFDPRVTAKYDIKALIGRGSFSRVVRVEHRATRQPYAIKMIETKYREGREVCESELRVLRRVRHANIIQLVEVFETQERVYMVMELATGGELFDRIIAKGSFTERDATRVLQMVLDGVRYLHALGITHRDLKPENLLYYHPGTDSKIIITDFGLASARKKGDDCLMKTTCGTPEYIAPEVLVRKPYTNSVDMWALGVIAYILLSGTMPFEDDNRTRLYRQILRGKYSYSGEPWPSVSNLAKDFIDRLLTVDPGARMTALQALRHPWVVSMAASSSMKNLHRSISQNLLKRASSRCQSTKSAQSTRSSRSTRSNKSRRVRERELRELNLRYQQQYNG is encoded by the exons ATGGGCTGTGGGACAAGCAAGGTCCTTCCCGAGCCACCCAAGGATGTCCAGCTGGATCTGGTCAAGAAGGTGGAGCCCTTCAGTGGCGCTAAGAGTGATGTGTACAAGCACTTCATCACGGAGGTGGACAGTGTTGGCCCTCTCAAAGCCGGGTTCCCAGCAGCCAGCCAATATGCACACCCCTGTCCCAGTGCCCCCACTACTGGCCACACAGAGCCTCCCTCAGAACCACCACGCAGGGCCAGGGTGGCTAAGTACAGGGCCAAGTTCGACCCACGTGTGACAGCTAAGTATGACATCAAGGCCCTGATTGGCCGAGGCAGCTTCAGCCGAGTGGTACGTGTGGAGCACCGGGCCACCCGGCAGCCATATGCCATCAAGATGATCGAGACCAAGTACCGGGAGGGGCGGGAGGTGTGTGAGTCCGAGCTGCGCGTGTTGCGCCGGGTGCGGCATGCCAACATCATCCAGCTGGTGGAGGTGTTTGAGACCCAGGAGCGTGTGTACATGGTGATGGAACTGGCCACGGGTGGAGAGCTCTTCGACCGCATCATCGCCAAGGGTTCCTTCACCGAGCGTGACGCCACGCGGGTGCTGCAGATGGTGCTGGATGGTGTCCGGTATCTGCACGCGCTGGGCATCACACATCGAGACCTCAAGCCTGAGAATCTGCTCTACTACCACCCGGGCACCGACTCCAAGATCATCATTACTGACTTCGGCCTGGCCAGCGCCCGCAAGAAGGGTGACGACTGCCTGATGAAGACCACCTGTGGCACGCCCGAGTACATTGCCCCCGAGGTCCTGGTCCGCAAGCCCTACACCAACTCCGTGGACATGTGGGCACTGGGTGTCATCGCCTACATCCTGCTCAGTGGCACCATGCCCTTTGAGGATGACAACCGCACCCGGCTGTACCGGCAGATCCTCAGGGGCAAGTACAGTTACTCGGGGGAG CCCTGGCCTAGTGTGTCCAACCTGGCCAAGGACTTCATTGACCGCCTGCTGACAGTGGACCCTGGAGCCCGTATGACTGCACTGCAGGCCCTGAGGCACCCGTGGGTGGTGAGCATGGCGGCCTCTTCATCCATGAAGAATCTGCACCGCTCCATCTCCCAGAACCTCCTCAAACGCGCCTCCTCACGCTGCCAGAGCACCAAATCTGCCCAGTCCACGCGTTCCAGCCGCTCGACACGCTCCAACAAGTCACGCCGCGTGCGGGAGCGGGAGCTGCGGGAGCTCAATCTGCGTTACCAGCAGCAGTACAATGGCTGA
- the NRN1L gene encoding neuritin-like protein, producing the protein MHRYYRCCCCCCCCCLRPPGTLKLLLLLPLVLVPTLAAATEGPNLCDTIYQGFAECLIRLGDGMGRGGELETICRSWNDFHVCASRVLSGCPEEAAAVWESLQQEARRAPHRDNLHTLCGAPVRVRERGAGPETNQETLRGTAFAPAPAPAPPLLAAALALACLLGPLA; encoded by the exons ATGCACCGATACTAccgttgttgctgctgctgctgctgctgctgcctgcgGCCGCCCGGTACCCTAAAgctgttgctgttgctgccaCTTG TCCTTGTACCTACCCTGGCAGCAGCCACAGAGGGCCCAAACCTCTGTGACACCATATACCAGGGCTTCGCTGAGTGTCTCATCCGCTTGGGGGATGGCATGGGCCGCGGAGGCGAGCTGGAAACCATCTGCAG GTCTTGGAATGACTTCCATGTCTGCGCCTCTCGGGTCCTGTCGGGCTGCCCAGAGGAGGCGGCCGCCGTGTGGGAGTCACTACAGCAAGAAGCTCGCCGGGCCCCGCACAGGGATAACTTGCACACTCTGTGCGGTGCCCCCGTACGCGTCCGGGAGCGCGGCGCGGGCCCCGAGACCAACCAGGAGACGCTGCGGGGGACAGCGTTTGCacccgcccctgcccctgcacccccgcTGCTGGCGGCTGCTCTGGCGCTGGCCTGCCTCCTGGGGCCTCTGGCCTAG
- the CTRL gene encoding LOW QUALITY PROTEIN: chymotrypsin-like protease CTRL-1 (The sequence of the model RefSeq protein was modified relative to this genomic sequence to represent the inferred CDS: inserted 4 bases in 2 codons): MLPLSLTLSLVLLGSSWGCGVPAIKPALSFSQRIVNGENAVPGSWPWQVSLQDSSGFHFCGGSLISQSWLVTAAHCNVSPGRHFVVLGEYDRSSSAETVQVLSISRAITHPSWNPTTMNNDLTLLKLASPAKYTARISPVCLASSNEVLTAGLTCVTTGWGRLSGVGNVTPARLQQVALPLGTXNHCQQYWGSXVSDSMICAGGSGASSCQGDSGGPLVCQKENTWVLIGGVSWGSSNCNMRAPATYTRVSKFSTCIDKVIAYS; the protein is encoded by the exons GCTGTGGTGTTCCTGCCATCAAACCCGCACTGAGCTTCAGCCAGCGGATTGTCAACGGGGAGAACGCAGTGCCGGGCTCCTGGCCCTGGCAGGTGTCCCT ccaagACAGCAGCGGCTTCCACTTCTGCGGTGGTTCTCTCATCAGCCAGTCCTGGCTGGTCACTGCTGCCCACTGCAATGTCAG ccctggccGCCACTTTGTCGTCCTGGGTGAGTACGACCGATCCTCCAGTGCTGAGACTGTGCAGGTTCTGTCCATCTCGAGG GCCATCACGCACCCCAGCTGGAACCCCACCACTATGAACAATGACCTGACACTACTGAAGCTCGCCTCACCAGCCAAGTACACAGCACGCATCTCACCAGTTTGCCTGGCGTCCTCAAATGAGGTGCTGACAGCAGGCCTCACATGTGTCACCACCGGCTGGGGCCGCCTCAGTGGCGTGG GCAATGTGACACCCGCACGTCTGCAGCAGGTGGCTCTGCCCCTGGGCAC GAATCACTGCCAGCAGTACTGGGGCTC CGTATCAGACTCCATGATCTGTGCAGGTGGCTCAGGTGCCTCCTCGTGCCAG gGTGACTCCGGAGGCCCTCTTGTCTGCCAGAAAGAAAACACGTGGGTGCTTATTGGTGGTGTGTCCTGGGGCAGCAGCAACTGCAACATGCGTGCACCTGCCACGTACACTCGGGTTAGCAAGTTCAGCACCTGCATCGACAAGGTCATAGCCTACAGCTGA